In Vanacampus margaritifer isolate UIUO_Vmar chromosome 18, RoL_Vmar_1.0, whole genome shotgun sequence, a genomic segment contains:
- the tnfrsf13b gene encoding tumor necrosis factor receptor superfamily member 13B: protein MNTKCPAGQYWDSLIKKCLQCNVMCQQPLVITKCTKYCLLADCKTLPGHYYDGLLRKCVKCADICGRHPAECFQHCNTPVTKKLPVQVTSHHLNASGLSEQTTLEDSTIFLYALLALCMLLVLSSLLLALVVFLRRRRAQTNPNQATVRQGRADAQRRGQLGSNAKDFMATEPSDESSPTETCVCVHCYPDPTTVGGNNKAPSRAPGTYDQQAVLHHALMLNQCPLWAQNASHTSTLEEYDESMVG from the exons ATGAATACCAAGTGTCCAGCAGGTCAATACTGGgatagtttgattaaaaaatgtctgcAATGCAACGTGATGTGTCAACAACCACTCGTCATCACCAAGTGCACCAAATACTGTC TGTTAGCGGATTGTAAAACACTGCCTGGCCATTACTATGATGGGCTTCTGAGGAAATGTGTGAAGTGTGCTGATATTTGTGGAAGACATCCAGCAGAGTGCTTCCAGCACTGCAACA CTCCAGTGACTAAAAAGCTCCCTGTTCAAGTTACCTCACACCACCTAAACGCCAGTGGGCTATCTGAACAGACGACCTTGGAGGACTCCACCATCTTCCTCTACGCCCTCCTGGCCTTGTGTATGCTTCTGGTGCTGTCTAGCCTGTTACTCGCTTTGGTTGTCTTCCTGAGGAGAAGAAGAGCCCAAACGAACCCTAATCAAGCAACCGTCAGGCAGGGCCGGGCAGATGCTCAGCGAAGAGGCCAGCTAGGTTCGAACGCCAAAG ATTTCATGGCTACTGAGCCATCAGATGAGTCCAGCCCCACTGAGACCTGCGTGTGTGTCCACTGCTATCCTGATCCCACAACGGTGGGCGGCAACAATAAGGCGCCTTCCAGAGCACCAGGGACTTACGACCAACAAGCTGTACTGCACCATGCCCTGATGCTAAATCAATGTCCCCTCTGGGCACAGAATGCATCTCACACCTCTACATTGGAAGAGTATGACGAGTCAATGGTGGGATGA
- the LOC144038236 gene encoding somatostatin receptor type 2-like, whose product MALDQWSFLSPPPNMTTPEPFLYDSYLQGNESDPDLNLTVETREPHQDKTSSVVITFIYFMVCAVGLCGNALVIYVILRYAKMKTVTNIYILNLAVADVLCMMSLPFIALQLALVHWPFGKALCRVIMTVDSLNQFTSIFCLMVMSIDRYLAVVHPIKSTKWRKPRVAKLINLTVWGVSLLVILPTMIFSGLDKVPVCGIVWPEPQEVYYTAFIFYTFFIGFFLPLAVICLCYLLIIVKVKSSSMRVGSTKRKRSERKVTRMVSIVVAVFVLCWLPFYIFNVTSVTSSINPTSAVKSTFDFVVVLGYANSCANPILYAFLSDNFKKSFQKVLCLKKVTGLDEMDRSDSRVDRSRMVNNALIINANLEAHNAALLNGELQTSI is encoded by the exons ATGGCGCTGGATCAGTGGTCCTTCCTCTCACCTCCGCCAAACATGACTACCCCCGAGCCGTTCCTGTACGACAGCTACCTCCAGGGGAACGAGTCCGACCCGGACCTGAACCTGACAGTAGAGACGAGGGAGCCCCACCAGGACAAGACCAGCTCAGTCGTCATCACCTTCATTTACTTCATGGTGTGCGCGGTGGGGCTCTGCGGCAATGCCCTGGTCATCTACGTCATCCTCCGCTACGCCAAAATGAAGACGGTGACCAATATATACATCCTCAACCTGGCCGTGGCGGACGTGCTGTGCATGATGAGCCTGCCGTTCATTGCCTTGCAGTTGGCATTGGTGCACTGGCCCTTTGGCAAGGCGCTGTGCAGGGTGATCATGACTGTAG ACTCCCTCAATCAGTTCACCAGCATATTTTGCCTCATGGTGATGAGCATCGATCGATACCTGGCCGTGGTTCACCCAATTAAGTCGACAAAATGGCGGAAGCCCCGGGTAGCCAAGTTAATCAACCTGACAGTATGGGGCGTGTCACTGTTAGTCATCCTACCTACTATGATCTTCAGCGGCCTGGACAAGGTACCAGTATGTGGTATCGTTTGGCCCGAGCCCCAGGAAGTCTATTATACCGCCTTCATATTTTACACCTTCTTCATTGGATTCTTCCTGCCCCTGGCCGTCATATGTTTGTGTTACCTGCTCATTATAGTCAAG GTGAAATCGTCAAGCATGCGAGTGGGTTCAACCAAGCGCAAACGTTCCGAACGCAAGGTGACGCGGATGGTCTCCATCGTGGTCGCCGTCTTCGTCCTCTGCTGGTTGCCCTTCTACATCTTCAACGTCACATCCGTCACCAGCTCCATCAACCCGACGTCTGCCGTCAAGAGCACCTTTGATTTTGTGGTGGTGCTGGGCTACGCCAACAGCTGCGCCAACCCCATCCTCTACGCCTTCCTGTCGGACAACTTCAAGAAGAGTTTCCAGAAGGTGCTCTGTCTCAAAAAGGTGACGGGCCTGGATGAAATGGATCGCAGTGACAGCAGGGTGGACAGGAGCAGGATGGTCAATAACGCGCTGATCATCAACGCCAATTTGGAGGCGCACAATGCGGCGTTGCTCAACGGAGAGCTGCAGACCAGCATTTGA
- the usp22 gene encoding ubiquitin carboxyl-terminal hydrolase 22, with protein sequence MSPAGCPHVNCFKVDNWKQNLRAIYQCFVWSGSAETRKRKAKSCICHMCGAHLSRLHSCLYCVFFACFAKKHIHEHAKSKRHNLAIDLLYGGIYCFMCQDYIYDKDMEQIAKEEQRKAWKMQGIGEKYLSWEPTKRELELLRHNPKRRRITSNCTIGLRGLINLGNTCFMNCIVQALTHTPLLRDFFLSDRHKCEMQSNSCLVCEMSQLFQEFYSGHRSPHIPFRLLHLVWTHARHLAGYEQQDAHEFLIAALDVLHRHCKDDNGKKANNPNHCNCIIDQIFTGGLQSDVTCQVCHGVSTTIDPFWDISLDLPGSSTPFWPLSPGGDGSTLNGESHATGATTLTDCLRRFTRPEHLGSSAKIKCSGCHSYQESTKQLTMKKLPIVACFHLKRFEHSAKLRRKITTYVSFPLELDMTPFMASSKESRMNGQYQQTVEPFNNDNKYSLFAVVNHQGTLESGHYTTFIRQHKDQWFKCDDAIITKASIEAVLDSEGYLLFYHKQFLEYE encoded by the exons GCCAAGTCATGCATCTGCCACATGTGCGGCGCTCACCTCAGCAGACTCCACTCCTGCCTTTACTGCGTCTTCTTCGCCTgctttgccaaaaaacacatccaTGAGCATGCCAAGAGCAAACGACATAACCTAG CTATTGACTTGCTCTATGGGGGGATTTACTGCTTCATGTGCCAAGACTACATTTACGACAAAGACATGGAACAGATTGCCAAAGAGGAACAAAGGAAAGCCTGGAAAATGCAAG GCATAGGTGAGAAGTACTTGTCATGGGAACCCACCAAGAGGGAGCTGGAGCTTCTCCGCCACAATCCCAAGAGGAGGAGAATCACTTCCAACTGTACTATTG GTCTACGCGGTCTGATCAACCTCGGCAACACGTGCTTTATGAACTGCATCGTCCAGGCGCTAACACACACGCCGCTGCTGCGGGACTTCTTCCTATCGGACCGACACAAATGTGAAATGCAGAGCAACTCCTGCTTAGTGTGTGAGATGTCGCAACTCTTCCAAGAg TTCTACTCAGGCCATCGTTCACCGCACATCCCGTTTCGTCTGCTCCACCTGGTGTGGACTCACGCCCGTCACCTGGCTGGCTACGAGCAGCAGGACGCACATGAGTTCCTCATCGCTGCACTTGACGTCCTACACAGACACTGCAAAG ATGACAACGGGAAAAAAGCCAACAACCCAAACCATTGTAACTGCATCATTGACCAAATCTTCACAGGGGGCCTGCAGTCTGATGTCACCTGCCAAGTCTGCCA CGGTGTCTCAACAACCATCGACCCGTTCTGGGACATCAGCCTGGACCTGCCGGGCTCCTCTACTCCCTTCTGGCCGCTGAGCCCCGGCGGAGATGGCTCAACGCTAAACGGAGAGAGTCACGCCACtggagccacaacactgacagACTGCCTACGAAG GTTCACCAGACCAGAGCACCTTGGCAGCAGCGCAAAGATCAAGTGCAGCGGTTGCCACAGTTACCAGGAGTCGACCAAACAGCTGACCATGAAGAAGTTGCCCATCGTGGCCTGCTTTCACCTCAAA CGGTTTGAGCATTCCGCCAAACTACGAAGGAAGATCACAACGTACGTCTCTTTCCCTTTGGAGCTGGACATGACTCCATTCATGGCCTCCAG TAAAGAGAGCAGGATGAACGGCCAGTACCAGCAGACCGTGGAGCCCTTCAACAACGACAACAA ATATAGCCTTTTTGCTGTGGTTAACCACCAGGGAACACTAGAGAGCGGCCACTACACCACCTTCATCAGGCAGCACAAGGACCAGTGGTTCAAATGTGACGACGCCATCATCACCAAGGCCAGCATTGAGGCCGTGCTGGATAGTGAAGG GTACCTTTTATTTTACCATAAACAGTTCCTGGAGTACGAATAG